DNA from Lonchura striata isolate bLonStr1 chromosome 5, bLonStr1.mat, whole genome shotgun sequence:
GCTGGACATggacctgagcaacctgatctcatTACACTCcaatattttaaacaatattttggACTATAAAGAGTCTCTTCCAACTTATCTTATGATTCCACTATCTTATAATTACAACCGAACTCAAATGTGCTAATAACTCCAGAAAGCCAACATGACTGACAATAAACCTGACAGACaataaaccaaaaaagaaacaaacaaaaacccaaaccaaaacacaataACAATAATGAAAACCCCAGCTCTCCCTTATAAAGTAGTACAAAAGGGACAAGCCAATCTGGAGACTGTAACTAACAAACACATAAATTCATAGATTGTTACATTTCAAAATAAGTTACATGGACTGAATATAACAGCGGGAGCAAAAGAGCGTGAAAGAAAGGCATGCAAGAATTCTCTCCATATTTGGAGACTAGTCAAAAACTCTGATCTGCAGCAGTCCTTTTAAAAGTTTCACCAACAATCTGATTTCTGGAGCAAAAACCTTCCAAATGCCTTTTTTATGAGGAGACTCAATTGCATGATATGCCCAAGCCAGCATTTAAGAATTAGGATGTTTTTATAGCCTCCTTATGCAAAATGACATGGAATGTTAAAAAGCCTTTGAGAGAAACCAGATCACACTGTGCCCTGGGCTCAAGGTAGTTGTATTATGTGTAAGTGTGCTAATTAGCTGCAGGACTAGCAAAACTCAACAAGCCCATGAGAGAGGCAAGCTGTAAAGCAGCATGTGGGTTTAGCTCCAGGAAGGACAACTGTTCTGTTTTTAATGCACTACATTTGCAAACTTGGATTGATTTTGTAAGTGATGATTGCTTTGATTTGTGTCTGATGTTTGGAGTAATACATTCAAATCTGGCATCTTAGAATATATGCTTccagacaaatatttaaatggTATGCAAATGCATCTGCAACTCATTTACAATGatgtatatatttaaaacataaatcGGCTGGCAATTTATTTAGCTACATACACTTTCAAAAGTCCAAAGAAATGAACGAATGGCTTCTTCAGGAGCTAATACAAATGAAATAAAGTCACCAAAGTTTTCAGTGCCTTTTTGATTATCACTATCTTGTTTCAAACTAAGATCATGACAAGTACATTGCTAAATGTGCCCTTTTCTGCTATTAACAATATCTCTTCCTCAAGAAGTTGCCACGTAAGTAATTTAAAGACTAAACTTATATTGGTTACTCagataatttattaatttcagATTAGCATCATGTCACAAATCACAAATGTGATTAAAAACATCATTAAGCTAACATACTGGCAGTCATTTACCAGAAAGCAAGTTATTCTTACTTTTAATAGCAGAAATAATATTGCAACCCATCACTGAACAAATCTACAGAGCAGCCTTAGGCTAAGTCACAGAAGTGCTTTGAGAATTAAGAGTAAAGAAACAAACATGAAATGGAGTCAAACTGACAACCCTTCAAGTCCCAACAGTTCCACAGTGTTCAAGAAGCTTTGTCAGAGATACTGTCTAAGCTACTATTATATTCTACGTACCTCAGcctcatattttattttcttctcttctaaaATATGTGCATGTTCTTCCTTTTGATGCTCAAATTCCGATTTCAGAAAAGTATGGTCATAACGAAGTTTGTTATATAGTGTTCTATATTTTTCTACTTCCTAAGttagaccaaaaaaaaaaagttttcaaatgTATTTCCTTTAAAGGTCCATGCAATGTTCCTATTGTTTCACAAGTTATCTTTGATGAACTGAATGCCACCTCCTCCCTCTTCCATGATTTCAATCTTCCCTGCCTGGGACAACAGTACTAGAGAATTAATGCCATACTTTGTTCCCCTTTCAGTTTTAATTTCCTAAGGTTTTAGGAAGAACTATAAAGCAGTGATCATTAccctaaataaaaaaaaaaaaattcaattactTACATTTTCTAGCTTCTGATAACGTTCTCTCATAGGAGACTCCAATTCCTcatatatttttgcttttaaccgTTCTAATTTTTGAGGAGTTAGCACCTTAAAACAGAAAAGTACCACAAGTGATTAGTCATAATCAGTTATTTACACCGTGATAGGTCACATAGCcaggaaaaaagtatttaaaatatgatttttggAATTGTACTTAATTCTCTatgtttttcaaaagaaatttcagtAGTAGCTACAGAAGCTAAAAAGTATTAGAGAACTAAAAATATTCTGAGAAGATAGCAGAAGCATTTGGAATGTCAGCATTTAGCAAGAGAAGCAACACAAATTGCAGGCTGAATTGCAAAGAGATTTAACTCCTTTATGGAGGatgggggaagaaaaagcagtCTCACATAAAAGATAATAAATTAGTGTCTAACAGTAAGTGAACCAACCCAAAAAGATCTAAATGAGCAACACAAAACAATTATTGCAAAACATATTAGTGTGTGTTCTCCAATGGATACATGGGTACTGGTTTGAATGAAAAACACTATCAGGAAAGATTCCTTGCCTTAAACTCCATTCTGAATGGTATTTTGTTAAAATTACTTAGTTCACCAAGAAACagagtttaaaacaaaaaaattcatcCACAATTGTGACAGACTTATTTATTCTACTTTTCTTTCACTTATCTGTACTCTGAAGTCCCTGGAAACTAGTTCCAGATATGGTGCTGAGGTGCATTTCCTCCTTTCGGAGTCTGGGATCCTTTGGTTAGAAATTATATTTGTTTCCTAATAACATGTCTTGCATTACTTTAAGGAAACAATCAGTTGCATAGAGTGCCACCCAAGTTGCCTTAAATGTTGAGGAGGTTTTTTATTGattttggtttgggattttttaagaaaaagaaagaagaaactgGTCATCATGAAGAGAAACAAGTATCTATTTTTCTAGTCACTTATCCTAATAGGTTTAGGCACCTAAGTTACCCTCCAAGACAGATGATTCTCCCCTTAACAGCAGAGCAAGCACAGACAGAGATGGAGAGTCTTATACAGCATCTAACAACAGGATTTGGATGAGTCAGCTAAACAAGCAAACAGTAATTTCAACCCATAGTCACTCTAGAGAAGAGCCACTACTTGGACTGGGTGAATTTGAAGACATCTGAAATACATCCAAGCTGGGTATATGCATGCTGCATTAACAGAAAAACATGCATGGCCCTACTACACGATAAAAATACATACCAAGTCCTTCCAGTAAATTATCTCACCTGCTGCTTCACTTGTTCCAGCTCTTGTGTTTTAGCCAGCAACTGCTCTTGAAAGTCAGCAAGAAGCTGCTGAAATTTGTCATGTACAGCCTGTTTTTCAACTAACAACCGTTTTAGTTCATCTTGTGATTTGGTATAATCCTCTTGTAATCTGAaagataaaatatatatttactttatatTCACCTTTTAAAATTAGACCTTAAAGCTCAAAAGACTCACACACAAAAGCAAACATACAGACACCAAATAAGAACTAAGCTATTAATACCCTCTTTCTGTAATATACTGAAAAGTTATCCCATACTTATAAACATAAAAAGTGCTGCAGAAGCATCATCTGCAATGTCTTAAAGTACTTTGAATTCTTTTCTAATATGAACGACATTCAAATCTGTCATTACACACAGAAATAGCTGACACACATCTCACACATACAAATAAATCCCTTCCAACATCCAGCTTTACCTTTTAATAactcaaagagaaaaatttgtttAAATTGATGTACCTTAGATGTTCTGCCCTTAGAGTTTGATAATTTGCTTTGTGGTGCTCACTTCGCATTTTTTCATCCATCAAAAGTTTTAGTATTTCTTGTGAATTAGCTGCTTCACCACTTTCACCCACAAGAGGAAGGAGGTTGCCCAAATCATCCATTGTATGAGGACTGTTCATGATGAGTATGGAGAAGACAAGATTAATGTATAACTAATCTTCAAGACCACGCACTCGTTCCACTGACATCTCAGAAGATCAAGACACCTGAACAAATATAAGGACGTGTAATTAGCATTCAAGTACATTCACAGCTCAAAGGTTTCACACACTGCTTTTGCTTTAAGTACAGAAGAATCCTGGTTCTGCTGTAACACAGATTAGAAACCCTTACTGAAAGTGCAACTCTTCTCTGCTCATGCAGCCTGCCCTGAGAAGTAATAGCTCTTCCAGGGGCATAGAATACACTTAAACATGAAGGTCATTTGAGTCAATACAAAATAAGAACAAGCACTACTATCTGAATGATTACATGATGTGTTATTTTTACTTACACTATACACTGAGACTCCAACTATGATGCCCTAATCATgcctttttaataaaagttCAAGCAGAGGTCACAGACAGCAGACACACAGCTTTTCTTACTACTTTTTAATAAAGTCTGTTTCACTGTCCTAACATGCTGTATTAATCAACACGCCAGTATTtcagctggaagaaaagcagatAATTCTCCATTGAACTCCTATCAATTCCCTCTGGAGAAGAGTTAAGATATTAGGAACAGGCTAGAAGACATCTGTCCACAGTTCAGTTCTGAAATATGTCACTTCCTTATTTTCAAAGCTTATCTTGTGGTTTCTTGTGACCTTTCCTGAAAGACTTTTCCAAAATGTGATAATATCAGATGGGTGAGAGGAAAGCTGCAAATCAAGAGTTCATGCGAAATAAGGAAGTATTCCAATATGCCTCATTTGTGATATTTGATATTTGAAGCAATAGGTATTAATCTGATCATTATTGACACTTCTACAGGATCTGGGGGAGGGAGGACTGTAACTGAATTTTAGGGAAGTTacaaagttttaaaaacaaCTACTCTGCCATTTTAGCTTTTTGCATAGCTGGACTGATGTCTAAGAAGTGCATATCTGCTGTGTGCAAAGTGTACCTCTGTACAAAGTAAAACTCAAACAGAAACAGTGATAAATCTCTACCATCACTACAAATACCTCACCTACTTTACATGCACAGTTGCATGCATATTTTCTACCACTGCACTCTTTCACGGATGTATCTTAAACActtacaatttgattttataaacTCCTGAACTATAAGGAAGATGAAAATCTGTCTTcaatactggaaaaaaaaaacacccattCCACTAAGACATGATAATGTCAAGAAAAGGTAAATGTaagactttttttcccatttttccttcctccattCCTAAAATAAGAAAAGGTCAGAGAAAAATCTACCACTTATAACATCAGTCTAAGCAAAGCAACAACAGCAAGCTGGTATTCTGCTTTACCCAAAATTGCTGAAAgaatgaagaagaagaaatcagAATAAAGAACATTCACCTCTGTGACTGTCCTAAATGCACAGTCAATTTCAAACATTAATGACACATTTTGAAGACCCTTCTAATCAATACAATCTCTTTTTCATCCCTGAATTTTGTTGGCTGATGAGAAACAAAGGACAACAGCAATTTTCAAACTCAATATAAAGACATTTTCAATTGTTAAACCAACAGCTGGATGAGGAAAACAGGTCAGTGATGCTAAAGACAATAAATCATGTGAGAAGAGAGAAAGCTCTGGTACACAGAGAAAATTCAAGGCAGCATGTCCCAAAGAATTTCTAAGCATATCAACAGGGTTAACAGGATcactattaaaaacaaacaaaaagcacacacaaacaataagaacaaaccaaaacaacaaaccaaaccaaaaaaaaaaaacccaacaatcaCACAATAGCACTTTGCTTTCATATGCTACAGATACTAAATGTAACTATCAAACTGTAAGCCAAAGCTCAGAATTAAGAACACAGCATTTAAAGCTGGGTCTGAATCCTGCTGCTTACTTGAGTA
Protein-coding regions in this window:
- the CEP83 gene encoding centrosomal protein of 83 kDa isoform X3; translation: MNSPHTMDDLGNLLPLVGESGEAANSQEILKLLMDEKMRSEHHKANYQTLRAEHLRLQEDYTKSQDELKRLLVEKQAVHDKFQQLLADFQEQLLAKTQELEQVKQQVLTPQKLERLKAKIYEELESPMRERYQKLENEVEKYRTLYNKLRYDHTFLKSEFEHQKEEHAHILEEKKIKYEAEIARLDKDKEELHNQLLSIDPTRDSKRVEALSREKAQLCQKLKALEAEVEELRAERHNCVVQAENVQRVQARQLSEMQTMMRSLEAEKKSAELQVDRIEKELQTSHEQSILLTSKLHKCEREVNSLTAQVKELKHSHKLEVTNVKLEAARTKSEVERERNKIQSEMDGKV